Genomic DNA from Mesorhizobium sp. 131-2-1:
CTACGAGGCCGACATGCTGCAGGCACGCACCTTCCGCGCTTTCGAGACCTATTTCGTGGTGACGCTGGTCTATCTCGGGCTGTCGATGGGGCTGCGCCGGTTGCTGGTCGGCGGCGGACGCCGCGTTCTGGGAGCCGGCGTGTCATGATCGAGTTCACCTTCTGGGACATTGTCCGCAACCTGCTGCTCGCCGCGCGCTGGACGGTGCTGTTGTCGCTGGCCGCCTTCATCGGCGGCGCGCTGGTCGGGCTGGCCGTGCTGTTCTTGCGCATCGCCAAGAACAAATGGAGCCGGCGCATTGCCTCGGGTTACATCGCGCTGTTCCAGGGAACGCCGCTCTTGATGCAGCTGTTCCTGATGTTCTTCGGCCTGCCGATGCTGGGCCTGCGCATCGAGCCGTGGACGGCGGCGGCGCTAGGACTGACCGTCTTCGCCAGCGCCTATCTGGCCGAGATCTGGCGCAGCGGCGTCGACGCGCTGCCGGGTGGCCAATGGGACGCCGGCGCCAGCCTCGGGCTGCACTACCTGCAGGAGCTGCGGCTGATCATCCTGCCGCAGGCGTTCTCGATCACCCGCGCGCCGACCGTCGGCTTCCTGGTGCAGCTCATCAAATCGACGGCGCTGACCTCGATCATCGGCTTCGAGGAGCTGGTCAGGACCTCCAACGCGATCAACAACGCGACCTTCGAGCCCTTCACCGTCTACGGGCTGGTGGCGCTGATCTTCTTCGTCATGTGCTTTCCGCTGACGCAATACGCCCGCACGCTCGAGCAACGAGCGGCGGCCCACTGACCCGCCTGGCGGCGGAGGAACGCAACCCAGGGAACCCGCCGGGCAACCGGCATAAACAGAGGAGAATTGAAATGAACAAACTGATCGGAACACAAGTCACCCGACGCGGCGTGCTTGGCGCAGGCCTCGCCGCCGCCGGCGTGCTCGCCATGCCCGCGGTGCTGCGGGCGCAGGACAAGTCGCTGAAGGTCGGCGTCTATGGCGGCTACTTCAAGAAATCGTTCGACGAGCACGTCTTCCCGGAATTCACCAAGGCAACCGGCATCGCGGTGGAATCGGTCGCCGAGCCGACCGGCGAGGCCTGGCTGGTGCAGCTCGAACAGGCGGCCAAGGCCGGGCAGGCGCCGGCCGACCTTTCGATGATGTCGCAGACCTCGACGTTGAAAGGCCAGTCGACCGAACTGTGGACGCCGCTCGACACCTCGAAGTTCAAGCACTACGACCAGTTGCTGCCCCGCTTCATCAACAAATATCCGGACGGCCGCGTCGCCGGCATCGGCGCGGTGGCCTGGTGGATCACACTGGTCACCAATACCGACGTCTACAAGGACGCGCCGACGTCGTGGGCAGCCCTCTGGGACAAGGCCAACGAGGACAAGCTCGGCCTCTTGGCGCTCGCCTCCAACTCGTTCCTGCTCGAAGTGACGGCCAAGACCTTCATGGGCGGCACCAACGCGCTGGACACAGAGGACGGGCTGAACAAGGCGTTCGAGAAACTGGCCGAGGTCAAGCCGAACGTGCGCCTCTGGTATCGCGACGAGGCGCAGTTCGAGCAGGCTCTGAAGTCGGGCGAGATCCCGATGGGCCAATACTACCACGACGTCACCGGGCTGGCGGTCGCCGACGGCTTCCATGTCCGTTCGACCTTCCCGAAGGAAGGCGGCATCCAGGATTCCGGCAACTGGGTGCTGTCGCGCGCCTCGACCAAGGTCGAGGAGGCGCACGCCTTCATCGACTTCATGAGCCAGCCTTCGATGCAGGGCGTCATGTCGCGCAAGGTCGGCACCACGCCGACGCTGAAGAAGGAGGTGCTCGACCTCAAGCCGGAGGAGTTCGCCGCGGTGTCGTCGGACATCGAGCCGATCATCCCGCGCTACGACCTCTATACGTCGAAGGCCGACTGGATCAACCAGAAGTGGACCGAGCTGATCGTCGGCTGAGCACTCGCTGAAACCGGCCGCCGGACATCTGCCCGGCGGCCCTTACGGTGCAATGTCCTGAGAGAGGGGTGAGCATGTCCGGATTGAACATCAACGCCATCACCAAGAAATTCGGCAATTTCGCCGCCGTCGACAATGTCCAGCTGAACGTGCCGCACGGTACCTTCGTGTGCCTGCTCGGCCCGTCGGGCTGCGGCAAGACCACGCTGCTGCGCATGATCGCCGGACTGGAAGAGCCGAGCAGCGGCGCCATCGTGCTCGACGGCGAGGACATCACGCCGCAGCCGACGCACAAGCGCAATCTGGGCATGGTCTTCCAGTCGCTGGCGCTGTTTCCGCACCTGTCGGTCGGCGACAACATCGCCTATGCGCTGCGCATCCGCGGCGCCTCCAGGGAGGAGCAGAAGAAGCGGGTCGACGAGCTGCTGACTTTGATCCACCTGCCCGGCTTCGCCGACCGACCCGTTGCCAAGCTGTCGGGCGGCCAGCGCCAGCGCGTGGCGATTGCCCGCGCGCTCGCGCTGTCGCCGAAACTGTTCCTGCTCGACGAGCCGCTGTCGGCGCTCGACGCCAAATTGCGCGAGGCCATGCAGGTGGAACTGCGCCAGCTGCAGCAGCGGCTCGGCATCACCACCATCGTCGTCACCCACGACCAGCGCGAGGCGATGACCATGGCCGATCTGGTCGTCGTCATGGGCCACGGCAGGATATTGCAGGCGGCGCCGCCGATCGAAATCTACCGCAAGCCGGCCGACGCCTTCGTCGCCGACTTCATCGGCATCACCAATCTGCTGCCGGCGGAAGTCGACAGCGCCGGCCGCACCACCATCCTCGGCACCGCCATTCCGGGCCTCGCCATGCCGGCCGGCATGACCAAGGCGTCGGTTTCGATCCGGCCGGAGGATGTCCATCTTGGCGACCCCGCCGGCGGCGCCATCACCGGCGAGGTCAGCTTCGTGCGCGATCTTGGCGGCACCATCGAGACCTTCATCGAGGTCGGCAGCACCAGCATCGTTGCGGTGACGACCCCGCGCGAGCGGCACGACGTCCCGGTCGGCGCCAAGGTCGGCGTCGTGCTGCCGCCGGAGAGCTGCGTGGTGCTCGGCTCATGAGACGCGAAGCCCCCAGGTCGGTAGCCGACTACACGCCGCTCTTCTTCCCGGCCCTGATGCTCGTCGTCTTCTTCGTCGTGCCCTTCTCGACGATGATCGCGGTGAGCTTCTTCAAGCGCAATCCGTCCGGCTTCTACACGCCGGATTTCGTCATCGACAATTATGCGCGCTTCCTGTCGGTCTTCTTCGGTGGCGTGCTCGGCTTCTCGCTGATGCTGGCGGTGCTGGTCGCGGTCTGCTGCGTGGCGATCGGCTTCCCTTTCACCTATCTCCTGACCCGGCGGCCGCGCCGCGTGCAGACACTGTGGCTGGTGGGCCTGCTGTCGGTGCTGTCGCTGTCGGAGGTCATCATCGGCTTTGCCTGGTCGACGCTGTTCTCGCGCACGGCGGGCATCACCAACCTGTTCGTGGCGATCGGGCTGATGGACAAGCCGGTGGCGCTGCTGCCGACTTTCGGCGCGGTGCTGACCGGCATGGTCTACCAGGCGCTGCCCTACACGATCCTCGTGCTCTATCCCGCCCTGGTGCGGCTTGACCCAACCCTGCTGGAGGCGGCGCGCACGCTCGGCGCCTCGCCGGTCAAGGCCTTCTTCAACGTCGTCGCGCCGGCGCTCCGCAACACCATCGTGGCGACGCTGATCATGGTCTTCGTCTTCGCGCTCGGTTCCTACCTGTTGCCGCAGATCCTCGGCCGGCCGCAGCATTGGACGCTGTCGGTGCTGATCACCGACCAGGCGATCTACCAGTCCAACATGCCTTTCGCTGCGGCGATGGCGGTGTTCCTGGTGCTGATCTCGCTGGCGCTTGTCGGCATGACGCTGCTCGTTGGACGCAGGGAGAACGCGCTATGACCGCGACCTGGCTTCGTCGTCTCTACTTCACCGTCGTGGCGCTGTTCCTGGCGGCGCCGCTCATCGTCGTCGCCGGCGTGTCGGTCAACTCGCGGCAGGAACTGACCTTCCCGCCGGTCGGCTTCTCGCTCGCCTGGTACGCGCAGATCTTCACCGATCCGGAATGGCGGCTGGCGCTGATCCACTCGGTGACGCTCGCCGTCTGCTCGGCGGCGATCGCGGTGGCCGTCGCGCTGCCGCTCGCCTGGTTCCTGTGGCGGCGCATCGCGCCATGGGCGAACATCTTCCAGGTGCTGGGGCTGGCGCCCTTCATCCTGCCGCCGGTCATCACGGCGCTCGGCTTCCTGAGCTTCTGGGCGACGGTCGGGCTGTTCGGCCAGTTCTTCACCGCCATCATCAGCCATGCGATCTTCTTCGTGACGCTGCCGCTGGTGACGCTGTCGCTGGGCTTCGCCTCGATCGACCGCTCGCTGGTCGAGGCGGCGGCGACGATGGGTGCCGACGACCGCACCGTGCTGAAGACGGTGGTGCTGCCGCTGATCCTACCCTATCTCGTCTCGGGCTACGCCTTCGCCTTCGTGCTGTCGCTCAACGAATACATCGTCGCCTACATGACGATCGGCTTCACCACCGAGACGCTGCCGATCAAGATCTTCAACGCGCTGCGCTACGGCTACACGCCGACCATGGCCGCGGTGTCGATCTTCTTCGTCGCGGTCGCAGCACTGGTCTTCGGCTCGATCGCTCGTTTCGGCGACATCCGCAGGCTGCTCGGCGCGATGTCGTCCGACGGCAGCTGAGCTCGAAACAGGACGGCCACCGATCCCCGGTGGCCGTTCTTCAATGCCCGAAGGACAGCGCCGGCACGATGCGGTCGCGCCGCAGCCACCGCGCCAGCAAAAGTGCCGCCACCACGGCCAGTCCCGACGACAGGCCCATCCAGATGCCGACGCCGTTGAAGCCGAAATGGAAGGCAAGCAGCACGCCGAGCGGCAGGCCGATGCCCCAATAGCCGATCGCGGCATAGATCATCGGCACCTTGGTGTCGTGCAAGCCGCGCAGCATGCCGGCGGCCACGGCCTGCGCGCCATCGAAGATCTGGAATAGCGCCGCGAACACCAGGAAGGAGACCGCAAGCGCGATCACCCTGGTATTGGCCGGGTCGGTCAGATCGATAAAGGCGCTGATCAGGAGATGCGGCCAGAGGATCATCACCAGCCCCATCAGTGCCATGAAGGAAACGCCGAGGACAAAGGCGGTCCAGCCGGCGCGGGAAACGCCTTCCGGATTGCCGGCGCCATGGGCGAGCCCGACACGCACCGTCACCGCCTGGTTGAGACCGAGCGGCACCATGAAGCTGATCGAGGCGATCTGGATGGCGATGGCGTGCGCGGCAAGCGAATCCGCGTCGATCAGGCCCATCAGCAGGGCCGCCGCGTTGAAGATCGTCACCTCGAAGGCGAGGATGCCGGCGATCGGCAGGCCGAGTTTCAGCAGGCCCTTGAAACGCGGCCAGTCGGACCGCCAGAAGCGGCCGAACAAATGGTAGCGGCGGAACTTCTTCTCCAGCATCACCACCGCCGCCAGGCCGACGAACATCAGCGTGCTGGACAGCGAGGTGGCCAGGCCGGAGCCGGAGATGCCCATCGCCGGGACGCCGAGATTGCCGAACATGAACACCCAGTTGAAGAAGGCGTTGCAGGCGACAGCGACGAAAACGATGACCAGCGCCCAGCCCGGCCGCTCCAGCGCCGAGATGAAGGAGCGCAGCACGATATAGCCATAGAAGGGCAGCACCGCCCATTCCAGCCAGCGCAGGTAGATACCGGCCTGGTGCGCCAGCTTCGGCTCCTGGCCCATGGCCAGCAGCACGCTCTCGCCATGCCAGAGGAAGATCCAGATCGGGATCGAGATCAGGATCGCCAGCCACAGGCCCTGGCGCACCGTGCGACGCAGGTCGCGCACCGAATGGCGGCGGCGGCCGAGCTCGGTCGCCATCATCGGCGAGGTCGCCAGCATCAGGCCAAGGCCGAAGATCAGCGGCATGAAATAGAGGTTGGCGCCGAGCGCGCCGCTGGCCAGCGTGTCAGGTCCCAGCCGGCCCATCATCATGACATCGGTCGCGGTCATGGCGGTCTGGCCAAGATTGGTCAGCACCATCGGCCAGGCAAGCGAAAGCGTTGCCCGGATTTCCTGACGCCAAAGATTTTCCGGCGCGCGAGCGCCGGCTTCGATCGCAGACATTTTTTCGCTCTTTCCGATCGCGGCGCGTCGGGACAGAGCCCGGAAGCCGCACGAACAAACGGCAAAACCCTAGGGTTTCGCAACGTTTGCGCCGTCTATTGGACGAAATGCGACATGAAGGCAAGGGAGGACGGACGGCGAACCATTGAGCCAGCGGCGTCCTCGCGTCGTTCACTTGCCGTCCGGAGCCTGCTACGGATTCCCCGGGATATGAAGAACCGGCAAAGCGTGCCGGGAGGTGAGGATGACGTTCAGGCGCAGAAAGAACCCGGCCGCGATCCCGCGAACGGTGCCTTCGTTCGAGCATATCGTCACCGAGGCAAGCGACAGCTTTCTGTGGCGGCTGGACGACTATCCATGGGAGCGCAATGTCTGGAATTTCCATCCGGAATATGAAATCCACCTGCTCAGGAAATCCTCGGGCGTGGCGCTGGTCGGCGACCATATCGGCGAGTTCGGGCCGGGCTATCTTGCGATCGTCGGCGGCGGCCTGCCGCATGACTGGGTGACGGCGGTGCGGCCCGGCGAGCTGATCGAGGGCCGCGATATCGTTCTGCAGTTCGACCCGCAGCGGCTGCGCGGATCGGCAGGGCTGCTGCCGGAGCTGCGCGAGCTGGAGCCATTCCTGGAACGGTCGCTGCGCGGGATCCTCTTCCACGGCCGGACGGCGGTTGAGGGCGCAGCGCTGATGGAGCGGATGGGCACGGTGCATGGGCTGCCCCGGCTCTGCCTGTTCCTCGAGCTGGTGGACCTGCTGGCCAGGACCGATGAATACGAGCTTTTGTCGTCGCCGGATTTCTCGCCGCTGCTCGACGCCGCCTCGCTGGACATCATCCAGCGCACGCTGACCTATCTGTTCCAGCACTTCGCCGAGGACCTGAAACTGCCGGAGGTGGCGGAGCTCGCCGGCATGAGCGAAAGCACCTTCTCGCGCTTCTTCCAGAAGAACACCGGCAACAGCTTCAGCGACCACCTCGCCAAGCTCAGGCTCTGGCAGGCCTGCAAGCTGCTTTCCGACACCGACATCCCGATCACCGACATCTGCTTCCAGGTCGGCTACATGAACATCTCCAACTTCAACCGCGCCTTCCTGCGCAAGCACAAGATGACACCGTCATCCTATCGCAAGCTGTCACGGCAGAGGCTGGCGATGCGGGCCTGATCGGGCCGACCCGATTTCCCAAGCGGCACTGATACTCATGTGACGGACCGACTCCGCCTGGGGCGCGTTTTGCGCTGCACAATGCATAAAAGTACAGGTTTACTGCAACGAGGCTTCTAGCTTGGCCCCCTGCAACTCCTCATTTTGGCGACGGGTGGCAAGTCGCTCGGGCGACGGTGAGGGTCGCTTAGCCCGAGGACAGCCGCTTCCCGCGACTATTCCTGGAGGAGAAAAACCAATGAAATCAACTCGGCTCGCTGCCAGCCTGGGCGCAGCTCTCGTGCTTACCGCTTCGACTTCAACAATCGCGCTGGCGCAGGCGCCGGTCTGCTCGGCGCCGGTCAAGGTGCTGGCGCAGCCGCGCGACGGACTGACGCTGCTGGAGGACTCCAAGGACGAGTTCAAGAAGCTCTCCGGCGCCGGCTTCCAGATCGACTATCTCAACGAGAACGACCGCCGGGCAAAGTCGCGCGCCGACGCCTCCACCGTCGGCAACTACAACGTCTACTATGTCGACGAAGCCAATGTCGCGCTGTTCGCGTCCTCCGGCTGGATCGCGCCGCTCACCGATTATTACCCGGCTGAATATGACTTCGCCGATTTCGATCCGGGCCGGCAGAAGGTCGCCACCTATGACGGCAAGGTCTGGTTCGCGCCGCTGACCGGCGGCGGCGACCTGATGGTCTACCGCAAGGACGTGCTGGAGGCCGCCGGCATCCAGCCGCCGAAGACGCTGGACGAGTTGATCGCCGACGTGCCGAAGCTGACCGATCCGGACAAGGGCATGTACGGCATCGCGCTGCGTGGTGCGCGTGGCTCGGGCGCCAATGTCTGGCGCTGGATGCCCTACTTCAAGGCCTATGGCGGCAAGTGGTTCGACGGCGACAAGCCGGCTTTCAATTCGGACGCCGCCGTCAAGGCGACCGAGGCCTACCTCAAGCTGTTCAAGGATTCGGCGCCCGGCACGCAGACCGGCAGCTGGGATGAATCGACCGGCGCCTTCCTCTCCGGCCAGGTCGCCATCCTGGTCGAATCGACGCCGCTGTCCGGCATGGCGGTGGACCCGAAGACCTCGCAGGTGGTCGGCAAGGTCGGCTTCCTGCCGCCGCCCGCGCCGCTTCCGGGCGGCGGCTACGGCCATGGCCTCGCCATTGCGACCAAGGCCAACCCGGACGACGCCGCGAAGAAATGCGCCGGCCTGTTCGTCGCCTGGGCAACGTCGAAGGAGAACGAGAAGCGCCGGCTCGACGCGCATCAGTTCGGCGAACTCAACCGCACCAGCATCCTGTCCAGCAAGGAATTCGCCGACATCTACGGCGCCGACCTCGGCCAGGCGCTGGCCGAAACCGGCAAGGTCACGGCGGTGAACTTCTGGCAGGATCCGCGCTGGCCCGATCTCGGCGACCGCTGGGGCATCATCCTCGAAGAACTGGTCACCGGCACGCGCACCGACATCAAGGGCGGTCTCAACGAGCTCGAGGCCTACGCCAACGATCTGGTGAAGAAGAAGTAGTCCTCCCGCCCGCGGCGCGCGGTCCGCGGCATTCGCCGGAATGCCGGGACCTGCGCGCCGCGGGTTCTTCACACGACCACCAACACCTGAAAGGCCCGAGAGGATAGGCCATGCGCCGACGCTCTTCCCTGCCCGTCACATTTCTGGTTCCGACGCTCATCATCCTTTTGGTGCTGTCGATGGTGCCGACGCTCTACGCCATCGTCATCGCCCTGCAGAACCGCGAGCTGAGTTCGTCGGGCTATTCCTGGGTCTGGTTATCGAATTTCATCGATCTCTTCCTCGACCGGCGCTTCCTCAACGCCGTCTGGGTCTCGGTCAAATGGGAGATCGTCACCGTGGTGGCGACCATGGTGGTGGCTATTGGGCTCGGCGTGCTGATGTTCGAGGTCGCGTCGCCGCGCCTGCGCAATGTCTACTGCCTGCTGTTCATCATCCCGGTTCTGCTGCCGCGCGTGTCGGCGGCCTTCGTGTGGAAATTCGCCTATCACCCGCTCTATGGCATCGCCACCTATCCCTACCGGCTCATCACCGGCGGCTTGATCTTCGATCCGCTCTCCAAGGCCTCGACCGCGCTGTTCGCCGTCGCCTCGGTCGATGTCTGGCAGTGGGGCCTGTTCTTCGCGGTGATCGTGCTGAAGCTGCTCGAAACCTTGCCGCCGCAGCCGATCGAGGCGGCGCGGCTCGACCATGCGAAGCGCTGGCAGATCCACGCCTATGTCACCCTGCCGATGCTCAAGGCGCCGCTGATCAGCCTGATGTTCGTCAAGATGATCGAATCGCTGCGCTCCTTCGACCTGATCTATGTGATGACGCGCGGCGGACCGGGCGTGGCGACCGAGACGCTCGACATGTATGCTTTCTCGCAAGGCTTCATCGAGTCCGGCAAGGTCTCCTACGCCTCGGCGATGGCCGTGCTGATGATGATCGCGACGGTGATCACCTTCACCATGCTTTGGAAGCGGGTGCAGGCATGAGACCGTATCGCATGAGACTGGGCCGCCTGATCGCCAGGGCCATGTTGGCGCTGGCCGGCTTCCTGGCCGTGTTCCCGCTGGTCTGGACGGCGCTCAATGCGCTGAAGAACAATGTCGACATCATCACGCGCGTGCCGCGCCTGGTCTTTACCCCGACGCTTGCCAACATCGCCTACATACTCGGCCGCGACAGCGTCCTGACCGGGCTCTACAATTCGGTGGTCGCCTGCGGCTTTGCCGTGCTGATCGGTGTCGCGCTCGGCCTGCCGGCGGCCTATGCGGTGGCGCGCTACCCCAACCGCTTCGCCGGCGACATCCAGTTCTTCGTCTTGTCGCTGCGCTTCCTGCCGCCGGTGGCGGTGGCCATTCCGCTGATGGTGATCTGGCTGCAGGTCGGGCTCTACGACACGCTGCCGGCGCTGATCGTCACCTATTCACTGCTCACCATCTCGGTGATCATGTGGCTCGCCATCCCTGCCTTCCAGGGCGTGCCGAAGGAGATCGAGGAGGCGACCTTCGTCGACGGCTACGGTGCCTATTCGGTGTTCTGGCGGATCGCGCTGCCCGTCGCCGCTCGCTCGCTCGCGGGAGCCATCGCCTTCAGCTTCGTGCTGGTCTGGAACGAGTTCCTGATCGCGCTGATGCTGTCGAGTTCCAACGCCAAGACCTTGCCGATCGTCGCCTCGGAGCTGTCGCAGCAGGGCATGAACGTGCCGTGGGGGATCCTCAACGCCTCGGTGGTGCTTCTGTCGCTGCCGCCGCTGCTTTTCCTCGGCGTGCTCAGCGGCTTCCTGAATTCCGTTTTCCGGCAAAAAAAGACTTGATGCGAGGATTACCCGATGCAGGCACTGGTACTTGAGAAAAAGGGCGAACTATCGCTGCGCGAGATCGCGCTGCCGCTCGACGTCGGACCGGACGACGTCAGGATCGCCATCCACACCGTCGGCGTCTGCGGCAGCGACGTGCACTACTACACGCACGGCGCCATCGGCAGCTACGTCGTGCGCGAACCGATGGTGCTCGGCCACGAGGCCTCGGGCACGATCGTCGAGGTCGGAGCCAACGTCACCAGCCTGAAGGTCGGCGACCGCGTCTGCATGGAGCCGGGCGTGCCGAACCTGTCGTCGCGCGCGACGAAGCTCGGCATCTACAATGTCGATCCGGATGTGCGTTTCTGGGCGACGCCGCCGGTGCACGGCGTGCTTGCGCCTTACACCGTCCATCCGGCGGCCTTCACCTACAGGCTGCCGGACAACGTCTCCTTCGCCGAAGGCGCGATGGTCGAACCCTTCGCCATCGGCATGCAGGCGGCGGCGCGGGCGCGCATCGTGCCCGGCGATGTCGCCGTCGTCGTCGGCTGCGGCCCGATCGGCATCATGATCGCGCTCGCCGCGTTGGCCGGCGGCTGCTCGAAAGTGCTGATCTCCGATTTCTCGGCGCCCAAGCTGGAGATCGCCGCGCAGTACGCGGGCATCGCGCCGGTGAACATCGGCGAGCGATCCCTGGTCAATGCCGTCGCGACCGCGACCGACAATTGGGGCGCCGACATCGTCTTCGAGGCGAGCGGCAATGCGAAAGCCTTCGCCAACCTGTTCGATGTCGTGCGGCCGGGCGGCGCGGTGGTGCTGGTCGGGCTGCCGGTGGAGCCGGTCAGCCTCGACGTGCCGGCGGCGATCTCGAAGGAAGCGCGCATCGAGACGGTGTTCCGCTACGCCAACATCTTCGACCGCGCCCTGCAGCTGATTGCTTCCGGCAAGGTTGACCTCAAGCCGCTGATCACCGGCACCTATGATTTCTCCGACAGCATCGAGGCGTTCGAGCGGGCGGCGGCAGGCAACCCGCAGGACGTCAAGCTGCAGATCCTGCTTACCGGCGAGAAGGGCTGATCATGTCCGCAATCATCTGCTCCCATGTCGACAAGGCCTATGGCGCAACCACCGTCATCCGCGACCTCAACCTCAGCATCGAGGAGCACGAATTCGTCGTGTTCCTCGGCCCCTCCGGCTGCGGCAAGTCGACCTTGCTGCGCATGCTGGCCGGACTCGAGGACATCAGCGGCGGCGAGGTGTCGATCGGCGGCAAGGTGGTCAACGACCTCGAGCCCGGCGATCGTGGCATCGCCATGGTGTTCCAGAACTACGCGCTCTATCCGCACATGACGATTTTCGACAACATCGCCTTCGGGCTGAAGCGGCAGAAGGTGCCCGTGGCCGAGATCAGGAAACGGGTCGAAGCCGTTGCCAGGACGCTCGGCCTGGAACCCTATCTCGGCCGCAAGCCGACCGAACTTTCCGGCGGCCAGCAGCAGCGCGTGGCGATCGCACGCGCCATGATCAAGACGCCCAAGGTGTTCCTGTTCGACGAGCCGCTGTCCAACCTCGACGCCAAGCTGCGCAACCATATGCGCATCGAGATCGCCCGGCTGCACCAGTCGCTGAAGACTACGACCGTCTACGTCACTCACGACCAGCTGGAGGCGATGACGCTGGCCGACCGCATCGTGCTGCTCGAGGATGGCGTCATCGAGCAGATCGGCTCGCCGGCGGAGATCTATCGCCGGCCCGGCAATCTGTTCGTGGCCGGCTTCATCGGCACGCCGAACATGAACTTTGTCGAGGTGACGATCGGCCGGGCCGGAGACGGCTGGACACTCACTGGCGCCGGGACAGTGTTTTCGATCGAGGGCCAGGAGTTCCACCTCCAGCAT
This window encodes:
- a CDS encoding ABC transporter ATP-binding protein is translated as MSAIICSHVDKAYGATTVIRDLNLSIEEHEFVVFLGPSGCGKSTLLRMLAGLEDISGGEVSIGGKVVNDLEPGDRGIAMVFQNYALYPHMTIFDNIAFGLKRQKVPVAEIRKRVEAVARTLGLEPYLGRKPTELSGGQQQRVAIARAMIKTPKVFLFDEPLSNLDAKLRNHMRIEIARLHQSLKTTTVYVTHDQLEAMTLADRIVLLEDGVIEQIGSPAEIYRRPGNLFVAGFIGTPNMNFVEVTIGRAGDGWTLTGAGTVFSIEGQEFHLQHGDRAVLGIRPPDLKTAGADAGRNVLQGTADLIEFHGNDALVTFGSGGREVSALVPARECPALQAPVRYTFEEESIHLFDAASGASLRKRQATGLLDGVERLALPVHL
- a CDS encoding NAD(P)-dependent alcohol dehydrogenase, which produces MQALVLEKKGELSLREIALPLDVGPDDVRIAIHTVGVCGSDVHYYTHGAIGSYVVREPMVLGHEASGTIVEVGANVTSLKVGDRVCMEPGVPNLSSRATKLGIYNVDPDVRFWATPPVHGVLAPYTVHPAAFTYRLPDNVSFAEGAMVEPFAIGMQAAARARIVPGDVAVVVGCGPIGIMIALAALAGGCSKVLISDFSAPKLEIAAQYAGIAPVNIGERSLVNAVATATDNWGADIVFEASGNAKAFANLFDVVRPGGAVVLVGLPVEPVSLDVPAAISKEARIETVFRYANIFDRALQLIASGKVDLKPLITGTYDFSDSIEAFERAAAGNPQDVKLQILLTGEKG
- a CDS encoding carbohydrate ABC transporter permease; protein product: MRLGRLIARAMLALAGFLAVFPLVWTALNALKNNVDIITRVPRLVFTPTLANIAYILGRDSVLTGLYNSVVACGFAVLIGVALGLPAAYAVARYPNRFAGDIQFFVLSLRFLPPVAVAIPLMVIWLQVGLYDTLPALIVTYSLLTISVIMWLAIPAFQGVPKEIEEATFVDGYGAYSVFWRIALPVAARSLAGAIAFSFVLVWNEFLIALMLSSSNAKTLPIVASELSQQGMNVPWGILNASVVLLSLPPLLFLGVLSGFLNSVFRQKKT